From Armatimonadota bacterium, a single genomic window includes:
- a CDS encoding GvpL/GvpF family gas vesicle protein, which translates to MDVEGKCILCIVEAGPLADVRESGIYTIPYRDIAAVVRDVPVPAPQPTRQDLVSHLRTIEQIMTTKTVIPVGFGNTAGSEQEVSDGLLAARYDEWQALLAHLAGKVELGLKVMWKEMTAVLAEIVAAREDIRALRDKLARRPQAGAYQGRIEVGRLVAEALEVGKVQEGAAILERLAPFAAETRGGKLLGESMILNAAFLVERRREPEFDGAVSRLAEDCGERLLLKYVGPTPPFNFVSV; encoded by the coding sequence ATGGACGTCGAGGGCAAGTGCATCCTGTGCATCGTTGAAGCGGGACCGCTGGCGGATGTGCGCGAGAGCGGAATCTATACCATTCCCTATCGCGACATCGCCGCGGTGGTGAGGGACGTCCCGGTACCGGCGCCGCAGCCGACCCGACAGGATCTCGTGAGCCACCTGCGCACGATCGAGCAGATCATGACCACGAAGACCGTGATCCCGGTGGGATTCGGCAACACCGCGGGCAGTGAGCAGGAGGTGAGCGATGGCCTGCTGGCTGCCCGCTACGACGAGTGGCAGGCGCTGCTGGCACACCTGGCGGGCAAAGTCGAATTGGGGCTGAAAGTGATGTGGAAAGAGATGACCGCGGTGCTGGCGGAGATCGTGGCCGCACGGGAGGATATTCGCGCGCTGCGCGATAAGCTCGCGCGCCGACCGCAAGCCGGCGCCTATCAGGGCCGGATCGAGGTCGGCAGGCTCGTGGCCGAAGCGCTGGAGGTTGGGAAGGTCCAAGAAGGCGCGGCGATTCTGGAGCGGCTGGCGCCGTTCGCAGCCGAGACGCGAGGCGGGAAGCTGCTGGGGGAGAGCATGATCCTCAACGCGGCCTTCTTGGTCGAACGCCGGCGCGAGCCCGAGTTCGACGGCGCGGTGTCCCGGCTCGCGGAGGATTGCGGTGAGCGCCTGCTCCTGAAATACGTGGGCCCGACGCCGCCGTTCAATTTCGTCAGCGTCTAA
- a CDS encoding gas vesicle protein GvpG, whose translation MPLLKLLAGLPLAPVKGMVTLARQLQQQAEREKEAELLQVQAELLELELCSGRGEMREEDLVEKEAELLQKLGALAGVGAAGDRQ comes from the coding sequence ATGCCACTACTGAAGCTGTTGGCAGGTCTTCCACTCGCTCCCGTCAAGGGCATGGTCACGCTCGCGCGCCAGCTCCAACAGCAGGCCGAGCGAGAGAAGGAAGCGGAGCTCCTCCAGGTGCAGGCCGAGCTGTTGGAGTTGGAGCTCTGCTCCGGTCGTGGTGAGATGCGGGAAGAAGACCTCGTCGAGAAAGAGGCGGAGCTGCTGCAAAAGCTGGGTGCGCTCGCGGGCGTGGGCGCAGCGGGAGACCGGCAATGA
- a CDS encoding GvpL/GvpF family gas vesicle protein — MTSRQAATAIYVYCITEGEAIRADAGLHPLRAVHSVVYQELVAVASQVLLTELGPEALSSHLADAAWLEREARGHEAVIEEVMQTRTVLPLKFFTIFRTKAKVTALLRSQQDRFRQALTALRGKEEWEVKLFAQPGVANAGGPEHEPQGSLSGKEYLLRKAAARLTASAALGRAYADGQRCFEEVAGCVEHLRLMPIDAGSSLGQTGLIADAVCLLARACVPAFCQRLEALGNELRAKGLLLQASGPWPAYHFTGVEHDNVGSPAPA, encoded by the coding sequence ATGACCTCGAGGCAAGCGGCTACCGCCATCTATGTCTATTGCATCACGGAGGGGGAAGCCATCCGCGCCGATGCCGGACTGCACCCGTTGCGGGCGGTCCACTCCGTCGTCTATCAGGAGCTTGTGGCCGTGGCCAGTCAGGTGTTGTTGACGGAGCTCGGGCCGGAGGCACTGTCATCTCACCTAGCGGATGCCGCCTGGCTGGAAAGGGAGGCCCGGGGCCACGAAGCGGTGATCGAAGAAGTGATGCAGACCCGCACGGTCCTGCCGCTCAAGTTCTTCACCATCTTTCGCACCAAGGCCAAGGTGACCGCTTTGCTGCGCTCCCAGCAGGACCGATTCCGCCAGGCGCTCACCGCGCTCCGAGGGAAGGAGGAGTGGGAGGTGAAGCTGTTCGCGCAGCCGGGGGTTGCCAACGCCGGTGGGCCAGAGCACGAGCCGCAGGGGTCTCTGTCGGGCAAGGAGTACCTGCTGAGAAAGGCGGCGGCACGGCTGACGGCCTCGGCCGCGCTGGGCCGGGCGTATGCTGATGGGCAGCGGTGCTTCGAGGAGGTGGCAGGTTGCGTCGAGCACCTCCGGCTGATGCCGATTGACGCGGGCAGCAGCCTGGGGCAGACCGGTCTTATTGCGGACGCCGTCTGTTTGCTCGCCCGCGCGTGCGTTCCCGCCTTCTGCCAGCGTCTGGAAGCTCTGGGCAACGAGCTGAGGGCCAAGGGATTGCTTCTGCAGGCAAGCGGCCCCTGGCCCGCCTACCATTTCACCGGGGTGGAACACGATAATGTCGGTTCACCTGCGCCCGCTTGA